The Sorghum bicolor cultivar BTx623 chromosome 6, Sorghum_bicolor_NCBIv3, whole genome shotgun sequence genome contains the following window.
ACATTTAAGAATAGAATTCTGGAGTGCCTTCGGACGAACTGTGGACAAaagaagtgatggagcaagtcaGTACAATGAATGTGCTGGTAAAGGTGAGTGATAGGTACAAGTCCAATAATGTCTCTGTAATGGAGCTGGGGGTGGGGATAAGCAAGCAAGACAAGAGAATGATACTAGCTTGACTATGAAGCAAACATACTTCTCTACCAACATGAAAATGGTAGTGTTGTGCCTGAATAAGCAATAATAAGACAACAGAACAAAGATAGCCAGAGTGAAACAACTTACTCGATAACTTGACTGCAATAACTTAGCTTCAAACCAAGAAACGCGATAAACTCTGATACGATAATTAAGACGTAAAAAACTAAGATTGTGGATTAGAGCGTGCTTTTATACAAAAATGGTCGTGGGATTGAGAAAATATGAAAGACAAAAAGTGTAAATACTATCCACTTTATCCACCAAACTATGAAGGAAAAGCCTAAGTAATAGTGGAACCGATAAACTCGGATACATGACACGAGGATATAAAAGTTACGGTCATTGGGATGGATTTACGGGCAGACATATTGTATACCATGGGTCTAATGACTAGGTTCGTATCACCAAAAATGAATATATGGATGACAATGCATGTAGTGCGGGTGGAAAAGACATTAACAAAAAGGGTTAAGTTGAAAAATATGAAGACAACATATAATGAGGCTAAACACTGCATCTGCAGTGAGCAAATAGACGAAGAAATCAAAAATGAAAGCGGGAAGGAGAAGAGgcaagaaaaaaaattgaaatttaAATGAGGATAGGCGCCTCCTTGCATGGGAAGCCAAACTAAATGACCACGCACTCCAAGCACAAACCAATAAATAGGGACCAAACTCTACGAGCTCAAGACCATTCAAACAATGTCCATGGAGGACTCAAACACAAGATCAATAATGCCCGATGAAAGAGCAGTTGAGGGGGGGATAGCGAGACAAGTCCCGTTTCGATACCCAAACAGGATGAAAGTTACTATAAAGATGATTAGGGAAGCCAGTGGAGTCTCGAGGGACCAAGGAAGGCTGGTGATCAACGGGAGCCAGGTGTACACGGTAATTGAACAATTATACAAAGTCATTTCCAGCCTTGATCTTGCATTGATGTATGATGTACAACCTGGCTTAGGATAATAAGAATGATGTACAAATGACACTTGAACATGGACATTCTTTTCAGGTGGAGATATGCGGCATGCTGACATCAGTGGAACAAGAAGAAAGATGGACGGACTATGAGTTATACGATGGCACCGGCTCCATAAAAGCCCGTATTTGGTAAGATCAAGGATATGGGGATTTGATATTAAAAACTACTAGTAATAGTGCAATTAGATGTGCTCTTACACTATTTTTCAATGCTGAAAAAATGCCATCGGACTGAGACAAACTACTGTCACTAAGGCCTAGAGACGAGGAAGGTTACACCGACATGAGTGGCTCTAGGTAAGCGTGGTTCTACAATTAGAAAAAACAGAATACAAGCCCAAGGCTATAAGCTTCAACATTGCAGGGTTGGAGGGTACTACACAGTTAATGCAACCTGCACGGTGATAGATGGCGATGCGATGCTGAACACTTTATTAGCCAGGTGGGATACTAAAAAAAACAATGCGTGAGGCCGACTGTGGCAGCTGCTTACATTACTGACCATCACGACACCTGAAAACGCAGGGAAGTGACCGACTACAACACGTTAACTGTACACATGTTGAGCGTCATACATGAGCATTTAGATCTTCAAAGCAGACGAAGTGCAAAGATTGATGGTGAACAGCATGCGACAAGAGCGCGCCTAGAGATCGACAAGGAAGGGGTTCTGATGATCATGGCTCAGGATGAGGAAAGGTGAGTACGATTGAAACTACTGTTGTTGTATGCTGTTAAAAGGGTCCCTTCCAATCCGTCAGGTTTGATGAAAACAGGTACAACGAAGAAGGGTTGACGGAAGAATACATAAAGTGCAAAATGGGTCTAGACAGCCAATCCATGAGGTAACATGACGTGGTTACGAAATTATAAACTGGAACTGATACATAGATCTAACAACTTTTTTAACTTGACATAATAGGAGGGTGCTGGATGGTTTGATCAACGACGGACTGATTTACAACACCGTGGACGAGTGTCACTACAAGCGGGCTGGGTAGCTAGTAAATTTTAGATAGAATGAATTGTTTGGAGTTGTGAAATATGAGTGAGGTGCATGTGGTTGTAAAAGTGTTGACGTGTGTTCCTGCGTTAAACAGTCCGCTCATGGTGATTGCGTTTCTGGACACTGCTTACTTAGCAAAACGCAATGCAGGTTGCAAATACTAGGTACATTTATACATGTTATACCATAGTCCAACTAAAGGAGCTTAAGATAAAATACCTATAATACATCAGAAATATTAAGTCAGGCAGCATTGCCAAAAAAAAGGAATAAATCAGTATAGTGGCTGTAAACACTCAAACAAAGTCTAAATACTGCGAAAAAGGACTGCCTATCCTTCAACATAGTTGGATAAGGGGAGAGGCGCCAAAGGAGGTACAGCTTCGATCTGACGAAATATTGAAGGGGCTGATCCAAGATTATCGGCAAGTGAGGCCAAATCAGCAAGCAACAGTGCAGATATATCATGAACCTGGGACTGAAAAAAGAATAAGCATGATGAGTTATGCATACATAGATTGGTGGGCAACTTGGATTCCAGAGAGTTTAGATTCCTGAATTAACCAAAGTGACTAATCAAGCTATCTCGCGAGCACGTACCATGTCAACGGTTCCACGCAGCTGAGAGCCATCAAAACAACGGCAAAAGTTTAGGCAAAGCACACCAGATCGATTTGGCCTGAAAAGGGGaggattaaatatatataatcagTCAGTATGCAACAAAGGATATTAAGATAAAACGGAGTGTACAAACCATTTGAACTGACTTTGGCCGTGATAGAAAATTTCTACACGGGCCTCGTTCCATGGGAGGGGCCAGCCACTCAGTATGACACGCGAGACCCTCGTCATTGCCGATTTGAGTATGTTGGCAATGCGCTGGTAGAAGGCAGTAGTGAATGTTGGACAAGTGGAAGAATAGAAGGGGTCATAGACAACAATTGTGTTGTCCGACATGCGCCATGCAAAGCATACCCAGCGATGCTGAAGTAAGGCAGGGAAGAACAACTATACAGAAAAAAAGAATAAGTGAGATAAAATAATAGAAACGAATTTAGAAATAATCACATTAAACAAGGAGTTACTTTTATAATTAGCGAATACATAACAAACGAGAAATACCAAAAACAAAAGGTAGTGTGCGAGTACTACAAACTTACAATCTTGCATGAGGTCACATCATAGGAAATATGTGGTCCGTAAAAAAGTGAGGACACAGTAGGATCAGCCAAGTCGAAGGAACCGGCAAGCAAGGATACCTGTAATAAAAAAAGAGTATCATGCGAGAAATGTAATGAAATGACACGAAAAGTTTGATTATATAAAAAACAGAGCGGTACATGAAAATTAAATAGCATAAGGGGTATAACAAATAACTGGCAGACCATGAAATCACACTCAACATAATGCCTCCAACGTAAGGGACCTTCATTAACATATAAGTGGTCATCAAACTGCTTGAACCTACAGAGTACAGCATCAAAGAGCTCCATTTCCAACTCAGATTTGCCAAGGAACTGGGACTTCACAGCAGAAGTCCGTACCTCAATATATTTTGGACAATAATGAACAATCCAGGGCCTGGTGGACAAACGCCAATTGTAACATAACATGGTTAATTACTATAGGATGAATATGATTTCAAATTGGAAATAATCTCGCTGCAATGGATTATTGCGATAGTGAGAATTTAATTTTCAAAAAGAATGATTATTGACAAAAACTACTGACGGAGATTGCTACGAGATAGACATACTTATCAATATCTTCAACCGAAACGATCCTCTTGTACATATCAGCAGCCATCGAACGATCAATGAGATATGGGCAGCCGAGTTCCCATGGAGAACGAGATTCGGTGCGGGCCACGGATCCTAAATTGGGGATCGGATAAGAAGGGGATTCATCAGCCGTGTGGGGTGCATTGAGATCATTGCACCTAATGTCCTTATCGGATCTAGAACGTAGAAAAAAACGAGCCATTGCTGCGCAGGAACTAAGACTATTCTCAAGGCGACGACATGAGAGGGGGGGGCATCAGGATAGGAGCATGTGTACTTCCTCTTTAGCTGCAGTGAGTTGTGCACATGCTTTCCTGTAGAACATGGGGATTCTGATTTCCAAGAACGGCATAGACCTgcacaaagaaaacaaaaagaaaactaaaGTTTATTCGAAAAAAGTATGAAGAATGCCAGGTAGATAAATGCAAAATAATTAGGGAAGCAGGCAAACCGGCATGAGGGCACTGCACAAATGTAGATGGCTGGTAGCTAAATCCGTTAGCATACGGCTCAATGATACGGAGTAATAGAGACATCATTTTCACGGCCTCTTTGCCAGTAGACGAACTGGCTTGGTGTTCAAAAACTGCTGAACTAGAGTGGCTTTGGAAATCAGACAGCGCAACAAAAATGGGTCCAGCAGCCTAGATCAAGAAGAACCGTTTAAGTTAAGTATAGTGCAAATTAAAAGGTATAAACAGTTGCGATAGTTGGTCAATAAAAGTAAAAAGAATGGTAAAACATGTAGCGCTACCAAAAGtttgaaaaaaatagaaaaaacagAATAAAGAACGGCAGTACCTCATCTGGGATCTTGAGAACACGTGTCAACGAGGTGGAAACATCCCATAAGTCTAACATGCTGTCTGGAATACTGCTTTGAAGAACAGAACGGTTGGATGAAGCCCATTGATAGCAAACCCCTTCAGGAGATCTCAGCTGCATATAGATGGGTATAGAATTGTTAGCTGCATAATAAGTTAACGGGAGATCTCCAAAAATTAAGACCGAACAAAGATGATAGCAATGAGTCAGACGATTGGAAAAGGACACTACACATAACTTACCTTAGGCATACACGGAGATCCGATGGAATTCAAACAAGAACCAGGATAGCTACTGTCGGCAGCAATCATGGCCCTTAAGCGATCGTATGTAAAGCAACGGACACGAGGAAATGACGTGTGATCCATGGAGAGGGGACCTAAATCAACACTGTCTAGGTACAAAACCTGCATGACAAAACATAAGGTTAGATACTTAGTTAAAAAGAAAACACAAGTACACTACAAAGGCGAAAATCCTGACTAATGAATTAACTGCCAGTACATACTACAGAAAAACATGTAAATACAAGGTAGTACCTGTAAGAACAAAGAACATCCATAAATATATGGGGTTTTCACATTGCTTGATAAATCTGCCTTCAGCTTGGAAACAGCAGCGAGTAGTCGGCGTAATACAAAATCAGCCCAATCATAAGATCTGATGTTGGAAGGATCAACGATAGCATGCATATAGTCATCAGAGACACGGTCATGC
Protein-coding sequences here:
- the LOC110436438 gene encoding replication protein A 32 kDa subunit B-like, yielding MKVTIKMIREASGVSRDQGRLVINGSQVYTVEICGMLTSVEQEERWTDYELYDGTGSIKARIWVGGYYTVNATCTVIDGDAMLNTLLAREVTDYNTLTVHMLSVIHEHLDLQSRRSAKIDGEQHATRARLEIDKEGVLMIMAQDEERFDENRYNEEGLTEEYIKCKMGLDSQSMRRVLDGLINDGLIYNTVDECHYKRAG
- the LOC8070917 gene encoding uncharacterized protein LOC8070917 isoform X2; this translates as MARFFLRSRSDKDIRCNDLNAPHTADESPSYPIPNLGSVARTESRSPWELGCPYLIDRSMAADMYKRIVSVEDIDKPWIVHYCPKYIEVRTSAVKSQFLGKSELEMELFDAVLCRFKQFDDHLYVNEGPLRWRHYVECDFMVSLLAGSFDLADPTVSSLFYGPHISYDVTSCKILFFPALLQHRWVCFAWRMSDNTIVVYDPFYSSTCPTFTTAFYQRIANILKSAMTRVSRVILSGWPLPWNEARVEIFYHGQSQFKWPNRSGVLCLNFCRCFDGSQLRGTVDMSQVHDISALLLADLASLADNLGSAPSIFRQIEAVPPLAPLPLSNYVEG
- the LOC8070917 gene encoding uncharacterized protein LOC8070917 isoform X1 translates to MDISTNMDTGSVASRCSVRLIHEVVSTFGAQQKDLVRDVGFDGLLHFPSLKQINLRFSAWLMSRVDEPSQSIHICDGTVIHFTKEDIAKVFGIPGAGRCIVIAVAKRGLSDASITAVPGQINLSHLRSIKAAQAVLVRERDALMTSTEQDEFKAAFVLFVMSSLFAPCGKHDRVSDDYMHAIVDPSNIRSYDWADFVLRRLLAAVSKLKADLSSNVKTPYIYGCSLFLQVLYLDSVDLGPLSMDHTSFPRVRCFTYDRLRAMIAADSSYPGSCLNSIGSPCMPKLRSPEGVCYQWASSNRSVLQSSIPDSMLDLWDVSTSLTRVLKIPDEAAGPIFVALSDFQSHSSSAVFEHQASSSTGKEAVKMMSLLLRIIEPYANGFSYQPSTFVQCPHAGLCRSWKSESPCSTGKHVHNSLQLKRKYTCSYPDAPPSHVVALRIVLVPAQQWLVFFYVLDPIRTLGAMISMHPTRLMNPLLIRSPI